Proteins encoded in a region of the Zea mays cultivar B73 chromosome 4, Zm-B73-REFERENCE-NAM-5.0, whole genome shotgun sequence genome:
- the LOC103653625 gene encoding zinc finger transcription factor YY1 isoform X2 — MRPPPPEMHITRRRYRWVKEWVPQDLVVTGGPCTLYKWVREDRLAALKAKDKEQGAASAMPEPNSEVLFLCSYEGCGKTFFDVGALKKHAHVHGERQYICHYENCGKKFLDSSKLKRHFLIHTGEKNFVCPHEGCGRAFSLDFNLKAHMKTHSADNYHVCQYPECGRRFTQESKLRAHIRAQHEKNPGASSMNHSAIGGPHQPPRPAKVSAAPPAPSAERPYVCPYDGCDKAYIHEYKLNLHLKKEHPNHYQDGGPNGAAAPSKRSISKSSHRSKLDITSRMPPANIPKHRGYATPLPAVVSLPEEQQLLRKVVYEDDSEETEEEGDNNGEDRWNYKRAASSDDEETEDEE; from the exons ATGCGCCCGCCGCCCCCGGAGATGCATATCACACGCCGCCGTTACCGCTGGGTGAAGGAGTG GGTCCCGCAAGATCTGGTCGTCACCGGAGGCCCCTGCACGCTCTACAAGTGGGTGCGAG AGGATAGACTGGCAGCTTTGAAGGCTAAGGATAAGGAGCAGGGGGCAGCATCTGCAATGCCTGAACCAAACTCTGAGGTTCTCTTCCTGTGCAGCTACGAAGGATGTGGGAAGACATTTTTTGATGTAGGGGCTCTTAAGAAGCACGCTCATGTCCATGGGGAGAGGCAATATATCTGCCACTATGAGAACTGTGGCAAG AAATTCTTAGATAGCTCTAAGTTGAAGAGACATTTTCTTATCCATACTGGAGAGAAGAATTTTGTGTGCCCACATGAAGGTTGTGGGAGG GCATTTTCGTTGGATTTTAATTTAAAGGCACACATGAAAACACATTCTGCAGATAACTATCATGTGTGCCAGTACCCAGAATGTGGCCGAAGATTTACACAAGAATCAAAACTGAGAGCTCATATCAGGGCACAACATGAGAAA AATCCAGGTGCGTCATCAATGAACCACAGTGCAATTGGAGGTCCGCACCAGCCCCCTAGGCCAGCGAAGGTCTCAGCAGCACCTCCAGCTCCCTCAGCTGAGCGCCCTTACGTCTGCCCCTACGATGGTTGTGACAAGGCATACATCCATGAGTACAAGTTGAACCTCCATCTGAAAAAAGAGCATCCCAACCACTACCAGGATGGTGGTCCAAATGGTGCTGCCGCCCCTTCAAAGCGCAGCATCTCGAAGAGTTCCCACAGGAGCAAGCTGGACATCACCTCTAGGATGCCACCGGCCAACATCCCCAAGCACAGAGGGTATGCAACACCATTGCCAGCTGTGGTGAGCCTCCCTGAGGAGCAGCAGTTGCTAAGGAAAGTGGTGTACGAGGATGACAGCGAGGAGACTGAAGAAGagggggataacaatggcgaggaCAGATGGAACTACAAGAGAGCTGCTAGCAGCGACGACGAGGAAACCGAAGACGAAGAATGA
- the LOC103653625 gene encoding zinc finger transcription factor YY1 isoform X1, whose product MRPPPPEMHITRRRYRWVKEWVPQDLVVTGGPCTLYKWVREDRLAALKAKDKEQGAASAMPEPNSEVLFLCSYEGCGKTFFDVGALKKHAHVHGERQYICHYENCGKKFLDSSKLKRHFLIHTGEKNFVCPHEGCGRAFSLDFNLKAHMKTHSADNYHVCQYPECGRRFTQESKLRAHIRAQHEKAVGLQNPGASSMNHSAIGGPHQPPRPAKVSAAPPAPSAERPYVCPYDGCDKAYIHEYKLNLHLKKEHPNHYQDGGPNGAAAPSKRSISKSSHRSKLDITSRMPPANIPKHRGYATPLPAVVSLPEEQQLLRKVVYEDDSEETEEEGDNNGEDRWNYKRAASSDDEETEDEE is encoded by the exons ATGCGCCCGCCGCCCCCGGAGATGCATATCACACGCCGCCGTTACCGCTGGGTGAAGGAGTG GGTCCCGCAAGATCTGGTCGTCACCGGAGGCCCCTGCACGCTCTACAAGTGGGTGCGAG AGGATAGACTGGCAGCTTTGAAGGCTAAGGATAAGGAGCAGGGGGCAGCATCTGCAATGCCTGAACCAAACTCTGAGGTTCTCTTCCTGTGCAGCTACGAAGGATGTGGGAAGACATTTTTTGATGTAGGGGCTCTTAAGAAGCACGCTCATGTCCATGGGGAGAGGCAATATATCTGCCACTATGAGAACTGTGGCAAG AAATTCTTAGATAGCTCTAAGTTGAAGAGACATTTTCTTATCCATACTGGAGAGAAGAATTTTGTGTGCCCACATGAAGGTTGTGGGAGG GCATTTTCGTTGGATTTTAATTTAAAGGCACACATGAAAACACATTCTGCAGATAACTATCATGTGTGCCAGTACCCAGAATGTGGCCGAAGATTTACACAAGAATCAAAACTGAGAGCTCATATCAGGGCACAACATGAGAAA GCTGTTGGCTTGCAGAATCCAGGTGCGTCATCAATGAACCACAGTGCAATTGGAGGTCCGCACCAGCCCCCTAGGCCAGCGAAGGTCTCAGCAGCACCTCCAGCTCCCTCAGCTGAGCGCCCTTACGTCTGCCCCTACGATGGTTGTGACAAGGCATACATCCATGAGTACAAGTTGAACCTCCATCTGAAAAAAGAGCATCCCAACCACTACCAGGATGGTGGTCCAAATGGTGCTGCCGCCCCTTCAAAGCGCAGCATCTCGAAGAGTTCCCACAGGAGCAAGCTGGACATCACCTCTAGGATGCCACCGGCCAACATCCCCAAGCACAGAGGGTATGCAACACCATTGCCAGCTGTGGTGAGCCTCCCTGAGGAGCAGCAGTTGCTAAGGAAAGTGGTGTACGAGGATGACAGCGAGGAGACTGAAGAAGagggggataacaatggcgaggaCAGATGGAACTACAAGAGAGCTGCTAGCAGCGACGACGAGGAAACCGAAGACGAAGAATGA